GCATCACCCTCTTTTCAGCACTGGAAGCTGAGGGTTCTGACAGCGGCAGGCCACATAGGCAACGAAGCTGGTGCATGCAGTGTCTCTGGTCAAGGTTATGCAAGTGAGTACCAGCCCCTTATACTTAACCCCCTCTCTTCCCAAGCTCGCCTGCCCCTCACCTACCACAGCCAAGGACATCCCAGGCCTTCTCAGCTGAAGCGATGGAGCCTTGACCTTCTACTCTTTCCCAGTAGTGAGGGACACCCGGCTACCTCCAGCAAACCTCCAGGCTGTGGGAACAGAGAAGAGGAGGGGGCCATTCCTGCCACCCTCCATCTGCACCCTCCGCCATTACTCATTAGGCATTCTGCCCCCTCCTTCCGCTCGTTAAgcctgatttgcatatatttgcatAATACAGTTCATTTGCATTCCAGGAGGCTCATGGTAGAAGCCAGGAAAAAAGGGGAGGGGGgctggagaagagaaaaagggggagagattttgttttcatcaaagtgttgggggagggactaatgggaggtggcaggaagaggacagaaataaaaacttacactactttctttcttcctttctgccctccctccctgagCTGGACTCAAATGCCAAAGAGAGATGCCAAGGGGCCagcttttctgtccttttttgtCTTGCTTCCTCCGGCCTTGGCTCCCCAGCCTGGCCCCCCACCTTGTTGGGCTGAGGCTTCAGAAAGAAAGAGGCAGGGGTAGGAGGCAAGGCTGTGGGAACGGAAGTGGAGGGTGAGGGAGGCCGCCATCTTAGGTAACTGGCGCCTGTAAGATGGCTGCCCGACCAGGTGTGCACTGAAAGCCTCCCTTGGTTGGTGGACATGGAAGAGACTGAGGCAATAAGAAGGACTTCCTGGCTGACCAGAAATACTGTTGAATTTTCCTGTTAATGGAATTAGGAAGAGAGgatggagagagaaggaaggagggagagaccAGGAATGGCGGCCCCCAGAAGAAATGTAAGGTTGAGCACAGGAGCAGGAGTGGTAAAGAGGCCTCAGCACTGGGCTTAGTTCCCAGACTACTTAGAGGACTGTGGGTAATAAGAAAAGTACTGGAGGAATCAGAATGGGGGAATATCAGcatgaggagagagagagtaagaTGTGGCCAGGCAGTATCATCTGCTAGTTTGAGGGTCTCTCTGGGGCCTGTGAAAGGTGACTGTGTACTTGAAGTGATGCTCCACCTTCTCTCCTCAGCCCAGCACTCTGGTTTCCATCTTTGTAACTCTGGTAAAACTGCACCCGCTCAGAGGCCACTCACAGCCTCCTCAACAAAGACCACTGGCCCTTCCCAAGCCCAGTCCTCCTTGACCTGTATGGAAAATTTTATGCTATTTTCTCAGTCTTTTCCTTTGGCCTTCTGTTCTTCTGTTACATCCATGATCATCTGTTCTTGGTTCCATTCATTCAGTCCTCCGGATGGATCAGTTCCTTAACTAGAAGTGGTCCCCAGGTTCTGCTGGTAgcttgttttctcttccttctcactCTTCTCACTCCACTTTTATCACTTCAGCCATCACCTGAAGTTATAAATTCTCCAGCgtttcgtttttcttttcttttcttttcctctctctctctctattctttctttcttttttttttttttgacagagtcttgctctgtcacccaggctggagtgcgatggcacaatctcagctcactgcaacctctgccgcccgggttcaagcgactcttctgcctcagcctcctgagtagctgggattacaggcaccctccaccacgcccaactaattttttgtatttttagtagagacggggcttcacagtgttagccaggatggtctcaatctcttgatcttgtgatccgcctgcctcggcctcccaaagtactgggattataggcgtgagccaccgcgccgggcctagTCTGGACCtcttttaaaatccaaatttgCACCCCCAACTGCCAGCTGCCACCTGTGGTCCTGCCACTTGTCCCCAGTTCAGGGATTGGAACGTACATCTGCCTCGCCAAGCCTGGATCACATGCCTAGACTCTAGCTGCAAGGATAGCCCAGAAAGTACCTGTGTTTTTAGCTTCTGTAGTGGCATAGAAGTACAACCTCCCACCAAAACCCAGGAGGTGGTCCAGTTCCCAGGAAGTTCAGATGCTCCCTCCGCATTGTGCTTCTGCTGCCTTACCTCTATCGGTGGCCTCATTAAACTCCTAGGCCCCCAGGTTCAACTCCTGAACATTTTCCTGGACTTGTCCCCACATCCAAATCGGCCACATCAAAACCCATCACTTCTTCCTGTGTAGCACCTCTCTcatccattcccttccctccAGTACCCCTGCCTCCATGTCAGTGCATTCATTCAGCAGGCACTGAGGGTCTCCTGTGTGCCAGGAGCTATGCTCAAGGGGAGCGTGGAATACAACGCTGCTCTGAGGAACTGGCAGTCTACTGGGTGAGGCAGACACATGAATGATTAGAAGACGGTCTGGAAAGCATTGTCCTGCAGACCTGCAAAAAGTGctgtggaggcctggggaaggGAGCCAGGGGCCACCTCAGGGAgctcaggaaggcttcctggaagacgCCAAGAGATAAGCGATACAAGATAAACAGGCATTTGGCAGTCTACAGAGTCTGGGGAGGTAGGTGGTGGACAGTCCACAGCATTAGAGAAGGCAAGGAGGTAAGGAAGAGCAGGGTATGTTTGGGGACTAGCATGGCCATCTCAGGGAGTCtgctgggaggagaagggaaacaGAGGTAGGAGTTCCCCTGTAAAGCGCCTTATGTGCTATaccagggaggctggggcagttAGCTGACAGCCTCAGAGGTGCCAGGTGTAGGGCATGGCTGGAAAGCAACACATAACCACTCCTAGGAGGGATGGGGACTCCTGCATCTGGCTgtccactgagcccagccagacATTTAACTGGCTCTCAGCTAGTTCCAAACAAATGAAGGACATATGAAAGACCTGGAAGCCACTTGAGGAAGGGATGTCTCTACTACCCACCTTCAGAATCCCTCCTTCCCCCCCGACATGGGGG
This portion of the Pongo abelii isolate AG06213 chromosome 1, NHGRI_mPonAbe1-v2.0_pri, whole genome shotgun sequence genome encodes:
- the MIR9-1HG gene encoding uncharacterized protein MIR9-1HG isoform X4; protein product: MELGREDGERRKEGETRNGGPQKKCKVEHRSRSGKEASALGLVPRLLRGLWVIRKVLEESEWGNISMRRERVRCGQAVSSASLRVSLGPVKGDCVLEVMLHLLSSAQHSGFHLCNSGKTAPAQRPLTASSTKTTGPSQAQSSLTCMENFMLFSQSFPLAFCSSVTSMIICSWFHSFSPPDGSVP